In Pseudonocardia sp. HH130629-09, a genomic segment contains:
- a CDS encoding alkaline phosphatase PhoX: protein MPIDRRAFLRRSGQLGLGIAVSGPVHGLLARPTAQPTPAATSGYGPLVDDPDGMLALPEGFSYRVVTQAGKTTLFSDHPSPGIHDGAAAFPAPDGNVLVVLNHEVRGGPDDGGAVPHLRGYTWREDAGGGCTVVKTTPDGEFIWETVALAGTSTNCAGGVTPWGTWLTCEETDNDGHGYVFEVDPVNLTANRDPQPIKALGRFAHEACCVDPDTLAIYLTEDTSNPYGTVYRWTPPTGFRGASGALKALDVDAGGLAAMAATDQAGNLVDDLDQGDTVGTAYTVEWVPVTDRDAGQGSVRSIDGITRAKKLEGAWWADHDGAPGAYLVSSFSDSHRGQIWHYDPAASTLSLTTVFAVEADGETVEAPDNIVAAPFGGLIVSTDGDADNHLAGVADDGTAYPIARSQMGSEFTGPTFSPDGTVLFAGIQQPGTLFAITGPWTGSTTSGGERGLARTGEPERRARPAADEGATQNAGGTR from the coding sequence ATGCCGATCGACCGCCGCGCGTTCCTACGCCGCTCCGGACAACTCGGCCTCGGCATCGCCGTGTCCGGGCCCGTCCACGGCCTGCTCGCCCGCCCCACCGCCCAGCCCACACCCGCGGCCACCTCCGGGTACGGGCCGCTGGTCGACGACCCGGACGGCATGCTCGCCCTGCCCGAGGGGTTCTCCTACCGGGTGGTCACCCAGGCCGGGAAGACCACCCTGTTCTCCGACCACCCCTCCCCCGGGATCCACGACGGCGCGGCCGCGTTCCCCGCACCGGACGGGAACGTGCTCGTCGTGCTCAACCACGAGGTCCGCGGCGGCCCCGACGACGGCGGCGCCGTCCCTCACCTGCGCGGCTACACCTGGCGCGAGGACGCCGGCGGTGGCTGCACCGTCGTCAAGACCACCCCCGACGGGGAGTTCATCTGGGAGACCGTGGCCCTCGCCGGGACCTCCACCAACTGCGCCGGCGGGGTCACCCCCTGGGGCACCTGGCTGACCTGCGAGGAAACCGACAACGACGGGCATGGCTACGTCTTCGAGGTCGACCCGGTCAACCTCACCGCCAACCGCGACCCGCAGCCGATCAAAGCCCTCGGCCGGTTCGCCCACGAAGCCTGCTGCGTCGACCCCGACACCCTCGCGATCTACCTGACCGAGGACACCTCCAACCCCTACGGCACCGTCTACCGCTGGACCCCACCCACCGGGTTCCGCGGCGCCAGCGGCGCACTCAAGGCCCTCGACGTCGACGCCGGTGGACTGGCCGCGATGGCCGCCACCGACCAGGCCGGGAACCTCGTCGACGACCTGGACCAGGGCGACACCGTCGGCACCGCCTACACCGTCGAGTGGGTCCCCGTCACCGACCGCGACGCCGGGCAGGGCTCGGTGCGCTCGATCGACGGGATCACCCGGGCGAAGAAGCTGGAGGGCGCTTGGTGGGCCGACCACGACGGCGCCCCCGGCGCCTACCTGGTCTCCAGCTTCTCCGACTCCCACCGCGGCCAGATCTGGCACTACGACCCCGCCGCGTCGACACTGAGCCTGACCACGGTGTTCGCCGTGGAGGCCGACGGCGAGACCGTCGAGGCCCCGGACAACATCGTCGCCGCCCCGTTCGGCGGGCTGATCGTGTCGACCGACGGTGACGCCGACAATCACCTCGCTGGCGTCGCCGATGACGGGACCGCCTACCCCATCGCCCGCAGCCAGATGGGCTCGGAGTTCACCGGCCCGACCTTCTCCCCCGACGGGACGGTGCTCTTCGCCGGGATTCAGCAGCCCGGCACCCTGTTCGCCATCACCGGGCCGTGGACCGGCTCGACGACGTCCGGAGGCGAGCGGGGACTTGCGCGAACCGGCGAGCCGGAGCGCAGAGCCCGGCCAGCGGCCGACGAGGGCGCGACGCAGAACGCCGGGGGGACGCGATGA
- a CDS encoding J domain-containing protein: protein MTLHPDLLGRDLYADLGVDADATLGQLRSAYRRLALTLHPDRNPDPAAAARFGQISTAYAVLSHPHRRADYDATRAAQAAPHDAGAPGAGTSARDDGVRYDDYAPAGCPVIVDDYVPATPSVPHHVSPHNVRRSAPEHGGGHGAVPQGGRWPAGWPVGQIDVRRVGGRLLLGIWRLVPLPHRPVAAVVVLAAVLLALVLALAGYDRAPVEALVVGTAAAIPLACWTVRVLTLAAVHRRARHPRPEEVR, encoded by the coding sequence ATGACCCTTCACCCGGACCTGCTCGGGCGCGACCTCTACGCCGACCTCGGCGTCGATGCCGACGCCACCCTCGGGCAGCTACGTAGCGCCTACCGTCGCCTCGCGCTGACCCTGCACCCCGACCGCAACCCCGACCCCGCCGCAGCCGCACGGTTCGGGCAGATCAGCACCGCCTACGCCGTCCTGTCGCATCCCCACCGGCGAGCCGACTACGACGCCACCCGCGCCGCCCAGGCCGCCCCTCACGACGCCGGGGCCCCGGGCGCGGGCACAAGCGCCCGGGACGACGGCGTCCGCTACGACGACTACGCACCAGCCGGGTGTCCCGTCATCGTCGACGACTACGTCCCGGCAACCCCCTCCGTGCCTCACCACGTCAGTCCCCACAACGTCAGGCGGTCCGCCCCGGAGCACGGCGGCGGGCACGGCGCTGTTCCGCAGGGCGGTCGCTGGCCGGCGGGATGGCCCGTGGGCCAGATCGATGTCCGCCGCGTGGGTGGTCGGCTGCTGCTGGGGATCTGGCGGCTCGTGCCACTCCCGCACAGACCGGTCGCCGCGGTCGTAGTCCTCGCGGCAGTACTGCTGGCCCTGGTCCTGGCCCTGGCCGGGTACGACCGCGCACCGGTCGAGGCCCTCGTCGTTGGGACGGCGGCCGCCATCCCGCTGGCCTGCTGGACCGTCCGCGTTCTCACCCTCGCCGCCGTGCACCGGCGCGCCCGCCACCCTCGTCCCGAGGAGGTCCGCTGA
- a CDS encoding type IV secretory system conjugative DNA transfer family protein, whose translation MASGVSSTATWPTLADLAAVLGLRLLSDTEQVTAVDGARGLFWSVAAALEVSFALIVVVVALASWRRWGPTPAGHATRAEIRRELSVHACRRAAERTRPGLTAMERRAAGPEDIGVPLPKGPAGQLYAPFENPSGTLAPTQTGKSRRFLAPICIAAPGALLCSTTKPDLLMLTALARSRRQMAGPILVFDATGTVQWPAKLRWSPVAGCERFEVAERRARTMVEASAVFVESSGGTGAGNDRVFRERAVGVLAAYLVAAAKGRHGIARVVGWGLSRSDEPIELLEYEFPDRARNLRAEMSMVAETSDAVWMSVRRVLAPFQDSTLIELCSPAPSEEFDAQRFIGLGGTLYLIAGQREDGAIAPVLTALAEEWIDAARSMALRYPNERLDPPATVVLDELPAATPVPDLPATLADSAGRGVLIHWAAQSKAQLDNTFGRDRATMLLDNSALMAMWGGLKDGSTLQWLSSILGEHERDRIQSPTGLLGSGRGSTRSRETVPTFRPSAVRTIERGATIIVFRHLRAILGRTIDIYERKDGRQLRDDAETVRSGRPPIDSRGYPSQADGVDRRGVTTTNITAVQSAYRR comes from the coding sequence GTGGCCAGCGGTGTCTCGTCCACGGCTACGTGGCCGACGCTGGCCGACCTCGCGGCGGTTCTCGGTCTCCGGCTGCTGTCCGACACCGAGCAGGTCACCGCCGTCGACGGTGCGCGCGGCCTGTTCTGGAGTGTCGCAGCCGCCCTGGAGGTGAGCTTCGCCCTGATCGTGGTCGTCGTCGCGCTGGCCTCCTGGCGGCGCTGGGGGCCGACCCCTGCTGGACACGCGACACGAGCAGAGATCAGACGCGAGTTGTCCGTTCACGCCTGTCGGCGAGCTGCGGAGCGCACCCGCCCCGGGCTCACCGCGATGGAGCGACGGGCGGCGGGGCCGGAGGACATCGGCGTCCCTCTTCCGAAGGGCCCTGCCGGACAGCTCTATGCCCCGTTCGAGAATCCCTCGGGGACGCTCGCGCCGACGCAGACGGGGAAGTCACGCCGGTTCTTGGCCCCGATCTGCATCGCAGCGCCTGGTGCCCTGCTGTGCAGTACGACGAAGCCGGACCTGCTCATGCTGACCGCTTTGGCCCGCTCCCGCCGTCAGATGGCCGGGCCGATCCTGGTGTTCGACGCGACGGGCACGGTTCAGTGGCCGGCCAAGCTGCGCTGGTCCCCGGTGGCGGGGTGCGAACGGTTCGAGGTCGCCGAGCGGCGGGCGCGGACGATGGTCGAGGCCTCCGCTGTGTTCGTCGAGTCGAGCGGTGGGACGGGCGCCGGTAACGACAGGGTCTTCCGTGAACGGGCTGTGGGAGTCCTTGCTGCCTACCTGGTGGCCGCGGCTAAGGGGCGCCACGGGATCGCGCGCGTCGTGGGGTGGGGGCTCTCGCGCAGTGACGAGCCGATCGAACTGCTCGAGTACGAGTTCCCCGACCGCGCCCGGAACCTCCGGGCGGAGATGTCGATGGTCGCGGAAACGTCCGACGCGGTGTGGATGAGCGTCCGGCGGGTCCTGGCACCGTTCCAGGACTCAACACTCATAGAGCTGTGCTCGCCTGCACCGAGTGAGGAGTTCGACGCTCAACGCTTCATCGGTCTGGGAGGGACGCTGTACCTCATCGCGGGCCAGCGCGAGGACGGAGCGATCGCGCCAGTCCTGACGGCCCTTGCCGAGGAGTGGATCGACGCAGCTCGGTCGATGGCTCTGCGTTACCCCAACGAGCGGCTGGATCCACCGGCCACAGTGGTGCTCGATGAGTTGCCCGCGGCGACCCCGGTCCCTGACTTGCCGGCAACCCTGGCTGATTCGGCCGGTCGTGGCGTTCTGATCCACTGGGCTGCTCAGTCGAAGGCCCAGCTCGACAACACATTCGGTCGCGACAGAGCGACGATGTTGCTCGACAACTCCGCGCTGATGGCGATGTGGGGCGGGCTGAAGGACGGGTCCACGCTCCAGTGGCTCTCGTCCATCCTCGGCGAGCACGAGCGCGATCGTATCCAGTCCCCGACCGGCCTTCTCGGTTCCGGACGCGGATCGACACGAAGCAGAGAGACAGTTCCGACTTTTCGACCATCAGCCGTCCGAACGATCGAGCGCGGCGCGACGATCATCGTCTTTCGCCACCTGCGAGCCATTCTAGGACGTACAATCGACATCTATGAACGGAAGGATGGCCGTCAGTTGCGCGACGACGCCGAGACCGTACGGTCGGGACGCCCACCGATCGACTCACGGGGCTACCCTTCACAG